A genomic window from Buteo buteo chromosome 13, bButBut1.hap1.1, whole genome shotgun sequence includes:
- the DUOX2 gene encoding dual oxidase 2 isoform X1, with protein MQPTEMMLSLTMVLLVTWTLGRAQESISWEVQRYDGWYNNLLHHSHGSVGARLLRLLPANYADGVYQALQEPCVPNARQLSNAVARGPSGLPSRRNTTVLAVFFGFYVLSDILEVEKPGCPAEFLNIHIPSGDLVFDPAGTGDVVLPFQRIHWVTETGQSPNSPREQTNEVTGWLDGSSIYGPSHSWSDALRSFSGGRLASGPGGRLPRETDGKVPMWKALDPSTGQGGPQGIYDLGSAWGNENPFLQAESIAWFRYHNHLATALAKAHPTWPDEDLFQHARKWVIATFQSIVLYEWLPTLLGRSVPEYKGYQQHLDPSLSPEFVAAAGQFLATMVPPGVYKRDPSCQFQGVPGAGGPFPAVRLCNSYWRRESIGPQQAEDVDNLLLGMSSQIAEREDNIVVEDLQDYWYGPLKYSRTDYVASWFQRGRDLGLPTYNQARERFGLEPLQNWSDFAPHLEQQVLEKVAALYANNTAGLELLPGGMLETDGSLFSAIILDQFVRLRDGDRFWFENTKNGLFTAEETRQIRNTTFHDVLAAVTGTDPTQLQPNVFVWSEGDPCPQLQQVTAQHLANCTPMMVLDYFEGSGAGFGIIIVVLCCLPLVTLFVAWIVAVLRKRDFKKLQKKQGSNVQREVAGEAIHAMEWHGPKTDSSPVYIQLQADKVLKVLDGRGSVLRTISLKAHQRVEVILSSNKGNKALLLKSPKEYDLVLLFSEEAERSNFIGKLQDYLKESGLDLHISEMKEQSLMKWAVTQEQRKQILETFFRHLFAQVLEIDRSNAGELNFESSQKAKESLTCELSRAEFAEALGLKAHSMFVDSMFSLADKDSNGYISFREFLDILVVFMKGSPEEKSKLMFRMYDIDENGFLSKEEFLRMLRSFIEISNNCLSRDQAEQVTESMFRASGFQDRYELTWEDFHYMLRDHDSELRLTQLCIKGVPEVLKQNLHNRVSFIKKKEPKGTISEEEKDPNMDTVSHYVEREGQELRKRPGRKANQYQLHLYTEAQRKKYERNKIQQKIQQFKRFIENYRRHIVCVVLFSAITAGVFAERAYYYGFASPSTGIAQTTFVGIIISRGSAASISFMYSYILLTMCRNLITVLRETFLNHYIPFDAAVDFHRWIAMAALIFSVLHTAGHVVNVYIFSVTPLSVLSCLFSSVFVDDGSQLPQKYYWWFFQTIPGMTGVLLLVILAVMYVFATHHFRRVSFQGFWITHHLYVLLYVLVIIHGSYALIQQPRFYIYFIIPALIYSADKLLSLSRKKVEISVVKAELLPSDVTHLRFQRPLDFDYKSGQWVRIACVALGTTEYHPFTLTSAPHEDTLSLHIRAVGPWTTRLRELYSPESLALIGKLPKLYLDGPFGEGHQEWNKFEVSVLVGGGIGVTPFASILKDLVFKSSINSKLLCKKIYFIWVTRTQRQFEWLADIIREVEEADRNDLVSVHIYITQLAEKFDLRTTMLYICERHFQKVLNKSLFTGLRSVTHFGRPPFIPFFNSLQEVHPEVQKIGVFSCGPPGMTKSVEKACQQLNKKDQTYFAHHYENF; from the exons ATGCAACCCACAGAGATGATGTTGAGTTTGACCATGGTTCTGCTGGTGACGTGGACCTTGGGGA GAGCCCAGGAGAGCATCTCCTGGGAGGTCCAGCGCTACGATGGCTGGTACAACAACCTGCTGCACCACAGCCACGGATCGGTGG GTGCCAGACTGTTGCGTCTCCTGCCAGCCAACTACGCAGATGGTGTCTACCAGGCACTGCAGGAGCCCTGCGTGCCCAACGCTCGCCAGCTCAGCAATGCGGTGGCGCGGGGACCCTCTGGGCTGCCCTCCCGTAGGAACACAACCGTGCTGGCTGTCTTCTTCG GTTTCTATGTGCTCTCGGACATCCTGGAGGTGGAGAAACCTGGCTGCCCTGCTGAGTTCCTGAACATCCACATCCCATCTGGAGACCTCGTGTTTGACCCTGCAGGCACTGGAGATGTGGTCCTGCCCTTCCAGCGCATCCACTGGGTGACAGAGACGGGGCAGAGCCCCAACAGCCCCCGGGAACAG ACCAACGAGGTGACGGGCTGGCTGGACGGCAGCTCCATCTACGGCCCCTCGCACTCCTGGAGTGATGCCCTGAGGAGCTTCTCAGGGGGAAGGCTGGCATCAGGGCCCGGTGGGCGCCTCCCGAGGGAGACAGATGGGAAGGTCCCCATGTGGAAAGCGCTGGATCCGTCCACGGGACAGGGTGGTCCCCAGGGGATCTATG ACCTGGGGAGTGCCTGGGGGAATGAGAACCCCTTCCTGCAGGCTGAGAGCATCGCCTGGTTTCGGTACCACAACCACCTGGCTACAGCGCTGGCCAAAGCACACCCCACCTGGCCTGATGAGGACCTTTTCCAGCATGCTCGCAAGTGGGTCATCGCCACTTTCCAG AGCATCGTGCTGTACGAGTGGCTTCCGACCCTGCTGGGGAGAAGTGTCCCGGAGTACAAAG GTTACCAGCAGCACCTGGACCCCAGCCTCTCACCGGAGTTCGTGGCGGCTGCAGGACAATTCCTGGCCACCATGGTGCCACCGGGTGTTTACAAGAG AGACCCCAGTTGCCAGTTCCAGGGAGTGCCTGGTGCCGGTGGCCCATTCCCAGCAGTGCGGCTCTGCAACAGCTACTGGAGAAGAGAG AGCATCGGGCcgcagcaggcagaggatgtgGACAACCTCCTGCTGGGGATGAGCTCACAGATTGCGGAGCGGGAGGACAACATTGTGGTGGAAGATCTCCAAG ATTACTGGTATGGGCCCCTGAAGTACTCCCGCACCGACTATGTGGCCAGCTGGTTTCAGCGTGGGCGAGACCTTGGCCTGCCCACGTATAACCAAGCCCGGGAGCGATTTGGGTTGGAGCCTCTCCAGAACTGGTCGGACTTTGCCCCACACCTGGAGCAACAG GTCCTAGAAAAGGTCGCTGCCCTGTATGCCAACAACAcggctgggctggagctgctcccTGGAGGCATGCTGGAGACTGACGGCTCCCTCTTCAGTGCCATCATCCTGGACCAGTTtgtgcgcctgcgtgatggtGACAGGTTTTGGTTCGAAAACACCAAGAATGG GCTGTTCACAGCAGAGGAAACCAGGCAGATCCGTAACACCACCTTCCACGATGTCCTGGCTGCTGTCACGGGCACAGACCCCACACAGCTCCAGCCCAACGTGTTCGTCTGGAGTGAGG GGGACCcgtgcccccagctccagcaggtCACAGCTCAACACCTGGCCAACTGCACGCCCATGATGGTGCTGGATTACTTCGAAGGCAGCGGCGCAGGCTTTGGGATCATCATCGTTGTCCTCTGCTGTCTGCCTTTAG TGACTCTGTTTGTTGCGTGGATTGTTGCCGTTCTCCGCAAGAGAGATTTCAAGAAGCTGCAGAAGAAGCAGGGCTCCAACGTGCAGAGAGAGGTGGCTGGCGAGGCAATACATG CCATGGAGTGGCACGGTCCCAAGACAGACAGCTCTCCCGTCTACATTCAGCTCCAAGCTGACAAAGTGCTCAAAGTGCTGGATGGGAGAGGGTCTGTGCTCCGGACCATCAGCCTGAAAGCCCATCAAAGGGTGGAGGTGATCCTCTCCAGCAACAAAGGGAACAAAGCTCTACTCCTGAAGAGCCCCAAGGAGTACGACCTG GTGCTGCTTTTCAGcgaggaggcagagaggagcaaCTTCATTGGGAAGCTACAAGACTACTTGAAGGAAAGCGGCCTCGATCTGCATATCTCTGAGATGAAGGAGCAGAGCCTGATGAAATGGGCAGTCACCCaggagcagagaaaacaaattctggAGACTTTCTTCAGGCACCTGTTTGCTCAG GTGCTGGAAATTGACAGGTCTAATGCTGGAGAGCTCAACTTTGAATCTTCACAGAAGGCGAAGGAGTCTCTAACATGTGAGCTGAGCAGGGCTGAGTTTGCTGAGGCCCTGGGACTCAAAGCCCACTCCATGTTTGTGGACTCCATGTTCTCCCTGGCTGACAAAGACAGCAACGGTTACATCTCCTTCCGGGAATTCCTGGACATCTTGGTGGTCTTCATGAAAg GGTCCCCAGAGGAGAAGTCCAAGTTGATGTTCAGGATGTATGACATTGATGAGAATGGGTTTCTCTCCAAGGAGGAGTTTCTGAGGATGCTCAG GTCCTTCATCGAGATCTCCAACAACTGCCTGTCAAGAGACCAGGCAGAGCAGGTGACTGAGTCCATGTTTCGGGCCTCAGGGTTTCAGGACAGGTATGAGCTGACGTGGGAGGATTTCCACTACATGCTGCGGGACCATGACAGCGAGCTTCGTCTCACCCAGCTCTGCATCAAAG GTGTCCCCGAGGTGCTCAAGCAAAACCTGCACAACCGTGTCTCcttcataaaaaagaaagagccaAAAGG AACCATctcagaggaagagaaagaccCAAACATGGACACTGTGAGCCACTATGTGGAGCGAGAAGGACAAGAGCTGAGGAAGAGACCAGGCAGAAA GGCGAATCAGTACCAGCTGCATTTGTACACTGAAGCACAACGGAAGAAGTATGAGCGGAACAAAATTCAGCAGAAGATCCAGCAGTTCAAGCGCTTCATTGAGAATTACCGGCGCCATATCGTCTGTGTGGTCCTCTTCTCTGCCATCACTGCCGGCGTGTTTGCAGAGCGAGCCTACT ACTATGGCTTCGCATCCCCCAGCACTGGAATTGCACAGACCACCTTTGTGGGGATCATCATCTCCCGGGGATCGGCTGCCTCCATCTCCTTCATGTACTCCTACATCCTGCTTACCATGTGTCGCAACCTCATCACAGTCCTGCGGGAGACCTTCCTTAATCACTACATCCCCTTCGATGCCGCAGTGGACTTCCACCGCTGGATAGCTATGGCAGCCCTGATTTTCTCAG TGCTCCACACTGCAGGTCATGTAGTTAACGTCTACATCTTCTCAGTCACACCTCTCAGTGTGTTGTCCTGCCTCTTTTCCAGCGTCTTTGTAGATGATGG GTCACAGCTCCCACAGAAGTATTACTGGTGGTTCTTCCAGACTATTCCAG GCATGACGGGAGTGCTGCTGCTCGTGATCCTGGCCGTGATGTACGTGTTCGCCACCCACCACTTCCGACGCGTCAGCTTCCAGGGCTTCTGGATCACCCACCACCTCTACGTGTTGCTCTACGTCCTG GTCATCATCCACGGCAGCTATGCGCTGATCCAGCAGCCCCGCTTCTACATCTATTTCATCATCCCGGCTCTCATCTATAGTGCGGACAAGCTGCTCAGCCTGAGCAGGAAGAAGGTGGAGATCAGCGTTGTGAAAGCCGAGCTCCTGCCCTCAG ATGTCACTCACCTCCGGTTCCAGCGGCCACTGGACTTTGACTACAAGTCAGGGCAGTGGGTGCGCATCGCCTGCGTGGCCCTGGGCACCACAGAGTACCACCCCTTCACCCTGACCTCAGCGCCACATGAGGACACGCTGAGCCTGCACATCCGGGCCGTGGGACCCTGGACCACCCGCCTACGAGAACTCTACTCCCCAGAGAGCCTGGCCCTCATCGGCAAGCTGCCCAAG CTCTATCTGGACGGGCCCTTTGGAGAGGGCCACCAGGAGTGGAACAAGTTCGAGGTGTCAGTGCTGGTGGGAGGAGGCATTGGGGTGACGCCCTTCGCATCCATCCTCAAGGACCTGGTCTTCAAGTCCTCCATAAACTCCAAGCTGCTGTGTAAGAAG ATCTATTTCATCTGGGTCACGCGCACACAGCGGCAGTTTGAGTGGCTGGCGGACATCATCCGCGAGGTGGAGGAGGCGGACAGGAATGACTTGGTCTCTGTGCACATCTACATCACACAGCTGGCCGAGAAGTTCGATCTGCGCACCACCATGCTG TACATCTGCGAGCGGCACTTCCAGAAGGTGCTGAACAAGAGCCTCTTCACAGGGCTGCGCTCCGTCACCCATTTTGGGCGCCCTCCCTTCATACCCTTCTTCAACTCGCTGCAGGAGGTGCACCCCGAG gtgCAGAAGATCGGGGTGTTCAGCTGTGGCCCACCCGGGATGACAAAGAGTGTGGAAAAGGCTTGCCAGCAGCTGAACAAGAAGGACCAGACCTACTTTGCACATCACTATGAGAATTTCTGA
- the DUOX2 gene encoding dual oxidase 2 isoform X2, whose amino-acid sequence MMLSLTMVLLVTWTLGRAQESISWEVQRYDGWYNNLLHHSHGSVGARLLRLLPANYADGVYQALQEPCVPNARQLSNAVARGPSGLPSRRNTTVLAVFFGFYVLSDILEVEKPGCPAEFLNIHIPSGDLVFDPAGTGDVVLPFQRIHWVTETGQSPNSPREQTNEVTGWLDGSSIYGPSHSWSDALRSFSGGRLASGPGGRLPRETDGKVPMWKALDPSTGQGGPQGIYDLGSAWGNENPFLQAESIAWFRYHNHLATALAKAHPTWPDEDLFQHARKWVIATFQSIVLYEWLPTLLGRSVPEYKGYQQHLDPSLSPEFVAAAGQFLATMVPPGVYKRDPSCQFQGVPGAGGPFPAVRLCNSYWRRESIGPQQAEDVDNLLLGMSSQIAEREDNIVVEDLQDYWYGPLKYSRTDYVASWFQRGRDLGLPTYNQARERFGLEPLQNWSDFAPHLEQQVLEKVAALYANNTAGLELLPGGMLETDGSLFSAIILDQFVRLRDGDRFWFENTKNGLFTAEETRQIRNTTFHDVLAAVTGTDPTQLQPNVFVWSEGDPCPQLQQVTAQHLANCTPMMVLDYFEGSGAGFGIIIVVLCCLPLVTLFVAWIVAVLRKRDFKKLQKKQGSNVQREVAGEAIHAMEWHGPKTDSSPVYIQLQADKVLKVLDGRGSVLRTISLKAHQRVEVILSSNKGNKALLLKSPKEYDLVLLFSEEAERSNFIGKLQDYLKESGLDLHISEMKEQSLMKWAVTQEQRKQILETFFRHLFAQVLEIDRSNAGELNFESSQKAKESLTCELSRAEFAEALGLKAHSMFVDSMFSLADKDSNGYISFREFLDILVVFMKGSPEEKSKLMFRMYDIDENGFLSKEEFLRMLRSFIEISNNCLSRDQAEQVTESMFRASGFQDRYELTWEDFHYMLRDHDSELRLTQLCIKGVPEVLKQNLHNRVSFIKKKETISEEEKDPNMDTVSHYVEREGQELRKRPGRKANQYQLHLYTEAQRKKYERNKIQQKIQQFKRFIENYRRHIVCVVLFSAITAGVFAERAYYYGFASPSTGIAQTTFVGIIISRGSAASISFMYSYILLTMCRNLITVLRETFLNHYIPFDAAVDFHRWIAMAALIFSVLHTAGHVVNVYIFSVTPLSVLSCLFSSVFVDDGSQLPQKYYWWFFQTIPGMTGVLLLVILAVMYVFATHHFRRVSFQGFWITHHLYVLLYVLVIIHGSYALIQQPRFYIYFIIPALIYSADKLLSLSRKKVEISVVKAELLPSDVTHLRFQRPLDFDYKSGQWVRIACVALGTTEYHPFTLTSAPHEDTLSLHIRAVGPWTTRLRELYSPESLALIGKLPKLYLDGPFGEGHQEWNKFEVSVLVGGGIGVTPFASILKDLVFKSSINSKLLCKKIYFIWVTRTQRQFEWLADIIREVEEADRNDLVSVHIYITQLAEKFDLRTTMLYICERHFQKVLNKSLFTGLRSVTHFGRPPFIPFFNSLQEVHPEVQKIGVFSCGPPGMTKSVEKACQQLNKKDQTYFAHHYENF is encoded by the exons ATGATGTTGAGTTTGACCATGGTTCTGCTGGTGACGTGGACCTTGGGGA GAGCCCAGGAGAGCATCTCCTGGGAGGTCCAGCGCTACGATGGCTGGTACAACAACCTGCTGCACCACAGCCACGGATCGGTGG GTGCCAGACTGTTGCGTCTCCTGCCAGCCAACTACGCAGATGGTGTCTACCAGGCACTGCAGGAGCCCTGCGTGCCCAACGCTCGCCAGCTCAGCAATGCGGTGGCGCGGGGACCCTCTGGGCTGCCCTCCCGTAGGAACACAACCGTGCTGGCTGTCTTCTTCG GTTTCTATGTGCTCTCGGACATCCTGGAGGTGGAGAAACCTGGCTGCCCTGCTGAGTTCCTGAACATCCACATCCCATCTGGAGACCTCGTGTTTGACCCTGCAGGCACTGGAGATGTGGTCCTGCCCTTCCAGCGCATCCACTGGGTGACAGAGACGGGGCAGAGCCCCAACAGCCCCCGGGAACAG ACCAACGAGGTGACGGGCTGGCTGGACGGCAGCTCCATCTACGGCCCCTCGCACTCCTGGAGTGATGCCCTGAGGAGCTTCTCAGGGGGAAGGCTGGCATCAGGGCCCGGTGGGCGCCTCCCGAGGGAGACAGATGGGAAGGTCCCCATGTGGAAAGCGCTGGATCCGTCCACGGGACAGGGTGGTCCCCAGGGGATCTATG ACCTGGGGAGTGCCTGGGGGAATGAGAACCCCTTCCTGCAGGCTGAGAGCATCGCCTGGTTTCGGTACCACAACCACCTGGCTACAGCGCTGGCCAAAGCACACCCCACCTGGCCTGATGAGGACCTTTTCCAGCATGCTCGCAAGTGGGTCATCGCCACTTTCCAG AGCATCGTGCTGTACGAGTGGCTTCCGACCCTGCTGGGGAGAAGTGTCCCGGAGTACAAAG GTTACCAGCAGCACCTGGACCCCAGCCTCTCACCGGAGTTCGTGGCGGCTGCAGGACAATTCCTGGCCACCATGGTGCCACCGGGTGTTTACAAGAG AGACCCCAGTTGCCAGTTCCAGGGAGTGCCTGGTGCCGGTGGCCCATTCCCAGCAGTGCGGCTCTGCAACAGCTACTGGAGAAGAGAG AGCATCGGGCcgcagcaggcagaggatgtgGACAACCTCCTGCTGGGGATGAGCTCACAGATTGCGGAGCGGGAGGACAACATTGTGGTGGAAGATCTCCAAG ATTACTGGTATGGGCCCCTGAAGTACTCCCGCACCGACTATGTGGCCAGCTGGTTTCAGCGTGGGCGAGACCTTGGCCTGCCCACGTATAACCAAGCCCGGGAGCGATTTGGGTTGGAGCCTCTCCAGAACTGGTCGGACTTTGCCCCACACCTGGAGCAACAG GTCCTAGAAAAGGTCGCTGCCCTGTATGCCAACAACAcggctgggctggagctgctcccTGGAGGCATGCTGGAGACTGACGGCTCCCTCTTCAGTGCCATCATCCTGGACCAGTTtgtgcgcctgcgtgatggtGACAGGTTTTGGTTCGAAAACACCAAGAATGG GCTGTTCACAGCAGAGGAAACCAGGCAGATCCGTAACACCACCTTCCACGATGTCCTGGCTGCTGTCACGGGCACAGACCCCACACAGCTCCAGCCCAACGTGTTCGTCTGGAGTGAGG GGGACCcgtgcccccagctccagcaggtCACAGCTCAACACCTGGCCAACTGCACGCCCATGATGGTGCTGGATTACTTCGAAGGCAGCGGCGCAGGCTTTGGGATCATCATCGTTGTCCTCTGCTGTCTGCCTTTAG TGACTCTGTTTGTTGCGTGGATTGTTGCCGTTCTCCGCAAGAGAGATTTCAAGAAGCTGCAGAAGAAGCAGGGCTCCAACGTGCAGAGAGAGGTGGCTGGCGAGGCAATACATG CCATGGAGTGGCACGGTCCCAAGACAGACAGCTCTCCCGTCTACATTCAGCTCCAAGCTGACAAAGTGCTCAAAGTGCTGGATGGGAGAGGGTCTGTGCTCCGGACCATCAGCCTGAAAGCCCATCAAAGGGTGGAGGTGATCCTCTCCAGCAACAAAGGGAACAAAGCTCTACTCCTGAAGAGCCCCAAGGAGTACGACCTG GTGCTGCTTTTCAGcgaggaggcagagaggagcaaCTTCATTGGGAAGCTACAAGACTACTTGAAGGAAAGCGGCCTCGATCTGCATATCTCTGAGATGAAGGAGCAGAGCCTGATGAAATGGGCAGTCACCCaggagcagagaaaacaaattctggAGACTTTCTTCAGGCACCTGTTTGCTCAG GTGCTGGAAATTGACAGGTCTAATGCTGGAGAGCTCAACTTTGAATCTTCACAGAAGGCGAAGGAGTCTCTAACATGTGAGCTGAGCAGGGCTGAGTTTGCTGAGGCCCTGGGACTCAAAGCCCACTCCATGTTTGTGGACTCCATGTTCTCCCTGGCTGACAAAGACAGCAACGGTTACATCTCCTTCCGGGAATTCCTGGACATCTTGGTGGTCTTCATGAAAg GGTCCCCAGAGGAGAAGTCCAAGTTGATGTTCAGGATGTATGACATTGATGAGAATGGGTTTCTCTCCAAGGAGGAGTTTCTGAGGATGCTCAG GTCCTTCATCGAGATCTCCAACAACTGCCTGTCAAGAGACCAGGCAGAGCAGGTGACTGAGTCCATGTTTCGGGCCTCAGGGTTTCAGGACAGGTATGAGCTGACGTGGGAGGATTTCCACTACATGCTGCGGGACCATGACAGCGAGCTTCGTCTCACCCAGCTCTGCATCAAAG GTGTCCCCGAGGTGCTCAAGCAAAACCTGCACAACCGTGTCTCcttcataaaaaagaaaga AACCATctcagaggaagagaaagaccCAAACATGGACACTGTGAGCCACTATGTGGAGCGAGAAGGACAAGAGCTGAGGAAGAGACCAGGCAGAAA GGCGAATCAGTACCAGCTGCATTTGTACACTGAAGCACAACGGAAGAAGTATGAGCGGAACAAAATTCAGCAGAAGATCCAGCAGTTCAAGCGCTTCATTGAGAATTACCGGCGCCATATCGTCTGTGTGGTCCTCTTCTCTGCCATCACTGCCGGCGTGTTTGCAGAGCGAGCCTACT ACTATGGCTTCGCATCCCCCAGCACTGGAATTGCACAGACCACCTTTGTGGGGATCATCATCTCCCGGGGATCGGCTGCCTCCATCTCCTTCATGTACTCCTACATCCTGCTTACCATGTGTCGCAACCTCATCACAGTCCTGCGGGAGACCTTCCTTAATCACTACATCCCCTTCGATGCCGCAGTGGACTTCCACCGCTGGATAGCTATGGCAGCCCTGATTTTCTCAG TGCTCCACACTGCAGGTCATGTAGTTAACGTCTACATCTTCTCAGTCACACCTCTCAGTGTGTTGTCCTGCCTCTTTTCCAGCGTCTTTGTAGATGATGG GTCACAGCTCCCACAGAAGTATTACTGGTGGTTCTTCCAGACTATTCCAG GCATGACGGGAGTGCTGCTGCTCGTGATCCTGGCCGTGATGTACGTGTTCGCCACCCACCACTTCCGACGCGTCAGCTTCCAGGGCTTCTGGATCACCCACCACCTCTACGTGTTGCTCTACGTCCTG GTCATCATCCACGGCAGCTATGCGCTGATCCAGCAGCCCCGCTTCTACATCTATTTCATCATCCCGGCTCTCATCTATAGTGCGGACAAGCTGCTCAGCCTGAGCAGGAAGAAGGTGGAGATCAGCGTTGTGAAAGCCGAGCTCCTGCCCTCAG ATGTCACTCACCTCCGGTTCCAGCGGCCACTGGACTTTGACTACAAGTCAGGGCAGTGGGTGCGCATCGCCTGCGTGGCCCTGGGCACCACAGAGTACCACCCCTTCACCCTGACCTCAGCGCCACATGAGGACACGCTGAGCCTGCACATCCGGGCCGTGGGACCCTGGACCACCCGCCTACGAGAACTCTACTCCCCAGAGAGCCTGGCCCTCATCGGCAAGCTGCCCAAG CTCTATCTGGACGGGCCCTTTGGAGAGGGCCACCAGGAGTGGAACAAGTTCGAGGTGTCAGTGCTGGTGGGAGGAGGCATTGGGGTGACGCCCTTCGCATCCATCCTCAAGGACCTGGTCTTCAAGTCCTCCATAAACTCCAAGCTGCTGTGTAAGAAG ATCTATTTCATCTGGGTCACGCGCACACAGCGGCAGTTTGAGTGGCTGGCGGACATCATCCGCGAGGTGGAGGAGGCGGACAGGAATGACTTGGTCTCTGTGCACATCTACATCACACAGCTGGCCGAGAAGTTCGATCTGCGCACCACCATGCTG TACATCTGCGAGCGGCACTTCCAGAAGGTGCTGAACAAGAGCCTCTTCACAGGGCTGCGCTCCGTCACCCATTTTGGGCGCCCTCCCTTCATACCCTTCTTCAACTCGCTGCAGGAGGTGCACCCCGAG gtgCAGAAGATCGGGGTGTTCAGCTGTGGCCCACCCGGGATGACAAAGAGTGTGGAAAAGGCTTGCCAGCAGCTGAACAAGAAGGACCAGACCTACTTTGCACATCACTATGAGAATTTCTGA